The genomic stretch GTAGCCTACATAAAGTTTTAAAAGCACCTTACCCTccgatttatattttattataataattatttatttaataatttgagATGTCGTGTACGATTTCGCTGGGAATTAATGACGTCATctaaacttaaagggatagttcacccaaaaaagaaaagcCTCTTATCATTttttcactctcatgttgttacaaacctgtatacatttctttgctcTGATGAACAacaaggaagatattttgaacaaTGTTTGTGACCAAGCAggtctggggcaccattgactttcatagaaGGATAAAAGATTGGTttggtttgattacaaacactcctcaaaatatctttctttgtgttcatcagaacaaaaaaatgtatacaggtttgaacaacatgagagtgagaaaatcatgacagaattttcatttttgggtgaactgtccctttaacccACATAAAGTACATTTCagtaacctgcaattttatattttaaacagatttaGAGTCATTGGGAAGAAAAGCTACAGATTACAGCGTTAACTTTAATGGTAAGTCTGGaatttgtctatctatctatctatctatctatctatctatctatctatctatctatctatctatcagcAGTGTAAATGTTAAATCCTTTTTGACATCTCATGAGAATAATTCTGCACACGAGAGATAGAgatggagggagagagagagtttgTTAGATTGACTGATGGATTAGGTTTAAATGTAAGTGTGACAGTGTTATTCAATACAGCCACTGGATTATATTATTAGGCCAGCATATTGTGAGGATTAAATACAAGAAAGTCCAGTGCTGCCTGTTAGAAGAGATTCAGAGGACGCAGGTGAAACTCCAGCTAAAGATGCTGCATCCTGTCATGATCATGATGGTCACATTTAACACTTGTATCACAATAGTCGAGTGGTCATTTCTCATGTATGAGATCATGAGGTTAAATTCTGAAGATCCGGATGCAGAAGAATAGACGCTGTTACGGTAGGATAAAAAGTTTAGGTTTACAGACGCCTGCTGTGTTGAGTATCAAGTACAAAATAATCTGAAGATGATCAAGGTAAAATAATTGCTTTGAAAACAAGGTATTTTTACTGGTGTGGACTACTATATACTGTCTTAACTATTGTAAGAGCTGTGTGATTACATTTTATGAATGcttacatttgtttttattatgtaaATCACTTTTAAAATGAAGCTAAACCCAGTTTTTGAGATCTTGAAAAAATGAATTTCTGTGCTTTATTGTCTTCTGTTTATGTTctcatgtaattttttttctgttcaGATTGGATGTCGGGTTGTGGATGTGATGCTGGATGACGAAGAAAGGTCAAATCTGACCAAAGTTCTTCCAGGATTCATGTCCTCCAAACATCAATCAAACATCATGATGGCTTAACATTTCCTTACAATCACACATCTCCAACATCATTATATCACACActatactgtaaaaagtgaaagttggatctgcttaaataatatttaaattggtaacaccttaaaatgtaactttttaacttaaaattttcacttaaaCTGAGAAAATttcagttgaaaaaaaaattttttctctaggtgttaccaattgaagtgtgttttttttttttaagttaatccaaccttttcactttttacagtgtatagcaTATGTGTTGCAAAATATTTACTGTTTCTATTTCAGTGCTAAATGTTATTAGGCCAGACTCATGCTTTAATGCTGCTATAGATAAGAAACTTGAATCGTGTTTGTGAAAAAATCAGGTTATTGTGATGAACCGTTatgatgcactgtaaaaaaaaaaaattttaattgcaaaaaataaaaaaaatcctacaGTAAAAACCTGTTAATTGGCTATCTCTAATTTATGGTGAAAACAGTAAAAGGAGTTCTAACAATTCCCAgcgtttaatggtatttcatttaaatgattatgtttcctcttatatttttttaccagttTCATACATTAGTTTTTGTTACACTTGGTGttgtgtaattaatgtttatagCATTATTTTCATGTCACATGTGTTACCATCATGGAGTTTTCTGTTCACGATCTCTACATGTGGCTGTCCACTTTACCATCTGTTTACCACCTGTATGCCACTGTATAGTTTTTAACTGAAAAGTGTTGACATGTTTCCTGTACGTTTTTACGGTGGTTTTCTGGCAACCACAGCTGCCAGTTTTTTaccgtaaaaatgacagatttaattttttttacagtgtgtcaaCAATGTGAGTAATATGATCTGTGACATTAAAATCTTGACATCACTCTGTGTAAGACAAACTACACAAATGTACTGTAGGATTATGTATATAAAAGGGTGACGGTGAAGATTTTCCTTATTAAATGAACAAACAGCTGATTGTGTCTGATTCATCTTTAAGAGCTGATAGATTACTCTAATGCCTGTCTGAGGTCAAGAAGACCAATAAGTGCTTACATTCATAGGGTGGAGATTTACTCTCCATAACTAAACCCATACAATCACAGAGACATGTGTACCTCCCCAAATTCATGTCTATAGACTATACAGGTCAAATCTCTATAATGTGTTTTTGTCTCTTTTTATGCTGCTGTTCTAAACACACACAAGATGCTTACGTACATGTAACAAAACAGTGAGAGATTTTTTGTAATTGTTCATGAATCTTTGTTTATGCAGTTTATCTTTTCACTGTTCTTCAGAAAAATCCTCCAGGTTCTTTGTGTGCTTTGCTCTTCCAGCATCTTCTGCACATTTGTATTCTTCTGCACAATGAAGTTAAGATCCAGAGTTTTTAAAACAACTATTCAAACACAAATATTCATTGATGCTTAAGAAAGCAACACAAATAGAGAGAGGATAAACTTTTCAACCGAATCATTTGTGTTTGTTTCATCTTTTAAATTCTTTAGTTGGTTtaaagaggaggaggaagaggatgaATGCGATCTTATGTATGATAAAATCCAGTTGAGCATCATGACTAAACATAAACTGTAAGCCGTGGTAAAGCTGCTGATAATAACTGCTGATAAACCCTTTGACCTTCAGAATCTCAGCCTATCACGGCACTGCAATCACTTCTCCTGTGTAAACATGCTGTATGGGGATGAACAGTGCATTGAACTGAACTAATTCAACTCATATTAACTCATACAAAACTAATTATAATGGCATTCTTATGGATACGGTACGGATACCATCAGTGCTGGTAAATAACTCTCTAACGGTAGGCCTGTGTGTTACGCTCTCATGACCAcactacacatttatattatgtttgtgtgtttatacagtacacacacacatttatagtTAACAAACTTATTAGGGTTAAAGGGTTCTTAACTCAATGCGAGGTTCTTGTTGTTCAGCACTTTGGGTGAAAGTTGCCATTTTCAACCTCCTTTGCAATGCCATTTGCTCAGTAAATATTCATCCAAGGGAGGTATTGAATATTTTAGCTTTCTTCATCATTGCAGTATTTTTTTCTCAAGAGAAGATTGATCAGAAAAGCCTGTAAAGTTTGGTTGAGACAAAATGTGGTTGATTTTAGACAGAATTATAGTATAGTGATAACTTGAGAGTTTAcgataagacttttttaagatcaTCCCCAGAATgtttatgtaaagttttagctcaaaatagtcccacaaatattttattatagcatgttaaaattgccactttataggtgtgagcaaaaatgtgccgtttttgggtgtgtcctttaaaatgctaatgagctgatgaaaagcaaacactgatcgccataattGTGGTTTGTTGAAACTATAACTCAATtttgctgtcaattattttctctctctgcactaaatggcagtgctgtggttggatagtgcagattaaggggagaTAGTATTTTAATAAGATCCCCTACGTCACATAGGCAGTGAAATCTGAATGGCccattttttcatgtgcttgcagagcgtgatttaccaaaacaaagttactgggttaatctttttcacgttttctaggttgGTAGAAGCAATGggtacccaattatagcacttaaacatgaaaaaagtaaGTTTTTTATGCTATGTCTTATTTAAACCAAGTTGTCTTCACCTTTTCCTCTAAGATAATCTGTGATGTGAACTGTATTTTGCAGGTGTGATGGCAGCTCATCCTGACTCTTCGTCCCCGTTGCCCACAGTTAAGGAGGAGGATGTCTTATTTAAAACCTACATCCCACCTGCTCGAGATGCCATCCATTTACCCATTCATGTCTTCTACATCATCCTCGCATGTATGGTCATAGTAGCAACCCTCTATGCCATCATCGGACACCTCATCAAAGACCTGATTCACGATTTAGCAGGTGAAATTATGCTTTATGACTGCATGtatgtttgagaaccactggtctttGTGAGTCTGTACTAGTAGGTGTTAGTGGGAGGTTATTTTGAGGATGGgatccaaaaaaaaaactaaattaaaggtacaatttgtagAATCCGCCGCTAGAGGGCGCACAATCAAAATAACAGTGGCGTAGATGAATGATGCTCTGAAGCAGAGTGGAAAtatgggatttgttgtctttaactcaaccgctgatggcCATTAATCAGACGGGAACGAGAAATCATGTTaacacatgaggtaaagtaatcaagttttaaaatgttgtgtttgatgacatcatattatttcattatgtaaggtttcatgtaatgttcaaaactAAATTGTTAGTCATTTGTCCATGACAATCACTCACATAATTTCTATGTCAGTAAAGCTGACAATGGGTAACGTGGATATTAACATCATTGACAGGCGACTGTactgccccgtgtcactgtttagaatggcaattttctcatgatttacaagtagttgaaaacattagagatattgttagtaatcagctggacaaaatatataacactggcctagtggtttttggatattttactgctaatatcttacaaattgtacctttaaatCCTACAGGAATAAgatccaaaacacactacaTAAAGCAATTTTGTAAAATCTCTGATAACAAAAAATGTTCTAAGAATATTCTTTGAAGGTTCCCAACGTTCCTAAAACGTTATGCCAgcctttaaagtgttttaatgTTCTCTCATTCATTGTTTAAAACAACTGTTTTATACACACAAAGTAATGCAACCAGGGAAAAACTACAATACAATTgaccagcattgggtcaatttttaacccagcacgtgttctgttcgatatttacccattatgggtcaaaaataacctagccatttttagagtgtagtaaGTTAAACGTCAAGCGtcccaactaaaacaaacactgatcaccataatggtgactttaaattaaacaaaaaatcaacatctaaacctaagtgaattgtgttttctacagcaatatttttagagaaaattctgaaataatgttttataacagttttaaaataataaaatgcaatgtttctctattatttacataacagGCTGTGATGTATCAGTTTGAGAAAACACACGAGAGGCCGTCAATCTCATTGCTCAGCTCACTTTTTACTAACAGCTTGAACCAAAACACTCGTACAACGTACACTGACCACGCCTCCCTTAGCTACGGGAAGATACTGAGTCAAAATGCAAAACTTGAAACATTCAATACATCACATTTACCCTCCCTTTAAAACAAAGGTACACTCGGCTTATTCAGAAACTGCACATAGCAAACCCCAACACAATTATTATTGTTTCAActaaacaacaataataacaatctttttttttataacagtaaaatgcCAAACTACATTTAAGACACTAACAGTCCTATACTGTAGCTATTGCAAAAGTGTCAGTTTCATGTATTACAAGTCCAAACGTTTTGGTGGTTTTCTAATTCTGGAAGAACGACGTGGACTCTGAGAAACCCCCGTAACCCCCCCACAGTCCTTTTGAGGAAACTCAGAAACTGCTTGTTTCTCTTCTTCTGATGCACAGGGTTGAACAGAAGTGTCCACCTCAGAGTCATCAGTCTCTTTAACAAGTTCATCCTCTACAAACCTGGGTCTCAACTGATCACTATGTCTCCTGAAAGTGACATCAGTGTCTCGTCCCTGAACCTGGTAAGACACTGGACCAGTTTGCTTTACTATCACACCTGGAACCCATTTGTTCCCTCCTCCTGTGGTGTTACGAAGATAAACCGCCTCTTTTTCAGAAAAAGACCTCTCCACTGCACGTTGGTCATGATAGAACTTCTGTAAATACTGCTTCCTACGAACAGTGACAGTGACATCTGGATGAACAAAATCCAGACGAGTGCGTACATGGCGGTTCAGGAAAAGATCCGCTGGTGATTGACCAGTAGTACAGTTTGGGGTCGTGCGGTACTGCATCAGGAAAAGCGAGATCTTATCTTCCAAGTCCATTGTCAAATGTGCAAGTTTCTTCATTCcatttttaaaagtctgcaCATACCTTTCTGCCAGACCATTGGTAGCAGGATGACCCGGGGCACTCGTTGAATGGAGAATACCATTTAGCTGCATAAAGTTTTTGAAATCCACAGATGTAAATTGGGTTCCATTGTCTGTCACAATGTGCTCCGGCAGCCCGTATGCTGCAAACAACCTCCTTAGTCTTGTGATGGTCGCTTGTGAGGTAAGGCTAGGCATTTTAAACACCTCCAACCACTTCGAATAAGCATCAACAAGTATCATGAATGTGTGTCCCTGGAACGGACCAGCAAAGTCTATGTGTAGTCTTTTCCAGCTTTGACCCGGAAATTCCCATGGGTGTAATGGAACTTGACGGGGAGTTTTTTTGTTCCATCTGGCACGCCTCGCATACTTTACTGACTTGTTCCAGATCTGCATCTACTTTAGGCCACCACACATATTTgcgagtgagagctttcatccTAACGATCCCTGGGTGACCCACATGTATTTCTTTAAGCACAATTTTTCTCAGTTTATCTGGAATTATCACTCTGGTGCCCCAGAGCACACATCCTCTTTCTGTAGACAATTCATCCCTGCGTGAGTGATAAGCTTTCAAACTCTCGTCCACACTCATTGGCCAACCATCCATTACATACTTCAGGACTTTGGATAACACCTTGTCTCTACGTGTGACGCGTGCCACCTGATCAGCATTCAGAGGAGCTTGTTCAAAATGTTCGGCCATTAAAGCATGAACATTCTCTGACAAAGCCGCTGTGCCGACATCTGTCGTGTCAGGTAAGGGAACCCGTGAAAGTCCATCCGCATTACTGTGTTTCTCAGAAGGACAGTATTCAATATGATAATCATACGCTGAAAGAATGATCGCCCACCTCTGAATCCTGGCTGCTGCCATGGTGGGTAGACTTTTATGTTCTCCGAACAAAGTCAACAGAGGTTTATGGTCAGTTACCATCTTGAACTTCCTTCCCCACAGATACTGGTGAAACTTTTTAACTCCAAAAATGAGCGCCAGTCCCTCTTTCTCAATTTGGGAGTACTTTTTCTCAGCTGGCGCAAGTGTTTGTGAGGCATAAGCCACAGGACGTTCCTCCCCAGTGGGCATGGTGTGTTGTAAAACTGCTCCAATACCATATGCTGACGAATCGCAGGCTAAAGTGAGCGGAAGACTGGGATCGTAATGCACTAGAACGCTTTCGTCCGTCAGCAGATCTTTGCATTTTTCAAACGCACTTTGTTCTGACTGTTTCCATTCCCAGGTTACATTATCTCTCAACAGCCTGTAGAGAGGAGCTGCCATGGTACTTTGGTTAGGCAAAAAACGTCCATAGTAATTTACCAAACCCAGAAATGCTCTTAGCTCCTTTACACAGGTAGGTGCAGGAGCGTCCTTGATCGCTGTAACCTTGTCTGGTGATGGATGAAGCCCCTTACTGTCTAACACAAATCCCAGATACTCAATTTGTTTTTTCCAAACTCACATTTTGACTTCTTCACTCTCAAACCATTCTCCTGGAGTCTTTTCAACACTGCTTGTAGCCTCAGCAGATGTTCCTGTTCTGTCCTTCCAGTAACCAGTAAGTCATCAAGATATGCGACAACATCCAGATCTTTCATTATGTTCTCCATGATTCTTTGAAAAATCGAGGGAGCTGAACTGACACCAAATGGTAATCTATTGTAGACAAATAATCCTCTGTGTGTGTTAATGGTCAACAGCAGTTTGCACTCATCCTCAACAAGAACCTGCTGGTACGCTGATGCTAGGTCTATTTTAGAAAACACCGTTCCTCCACTGAGCGTAGCCATCAACTCTTCAACCCGGGGTAATGGGTATGTTTCTGTGATAGCTGCTTGATTCACTGTCAATTTATAGTCCCCACACAGTCTTAtggttttgtctttttttattacCGGTACAATAGGTGCCGCCCATTCACTGTGTTTTACAGGTGAGATTATTCCAGCTTTCTCCAGTCTGTCCAATTCTGCATCAACCTGGGCCTTCATGGCAAAAGGCAGTGGGCGAGCTTTACAAAAACGTGGGGGGACTTCAGGATTTACCAGTATCTTTGCCTTAAGCCCACTGAGTGTGCCTAGTTCATCTTTGAACACATCTGGACACGAATCTAACACCTCTTGAAGTGTCTTTGGTTGATGCACTTGACTgacatgtttaatttttttccaaTTCAAGGTAAGCTTTTGTAGCCAATTTCTGCCACACAGAGCTGGCCCCTCCCCTTTTACTACAATTAAGGGTAGCTGTTCATTTTGTCCCTCATAGCTCACTTGCGCTTTAAACTGTCCCAATACAGGCATAATCTCTCCTGTATAAGTCTTAAGTTTGACTCCTGCGACCTCTAGTGGCTCAGTTGCGAATGCTGCTTGGAACATTTCCTCTGATATGATACTCACGGCTGCTCCAGTATCAATTTCCATCATTATTTCTTTGCCATTTACCTTAAATGTCTCTGTGAATGACTTTTTTTCCTTCTCATCACTTAACAGCGAAAACATGGGCAACTCAGCTTCCTCTGCCTCTACATACTTAGTGTTTTTGTCAGCAAAACGATTACTTTTTCCCCTTTTTCCTCTGCATGCTCTTTTAATGTGACCAATTTTCCCACAATTATGGCACTGTGCACTTTTGAAACGACACACCTGCGGGCTATGATCTTTGCCATGACATCTGTAACACGGCTTTCCTCTGTGATCGGGATATCGTGCTGCACGCGCCACCACTGTATGCACTTCCCCTGGGCGCGAGTCATACCCTCTCAGCAGCTGTGTGTCTTTTTCTGCCGTCTCCATGCTCAATGCGATTTCAAACGCACGTGCAAACGTCAGATTCGATTCTGACAACAGTCGTCTCTGACAGGCTTCGTTGCGGATTCCACTTACAAAACGGTCACGCAATGACTCGTCCAATGTTGCACCGAACTCACAGCTCACAGCACATTGTTTCAGCTCCGCTGCATATTCCGTCACAGATTCATCAGCTTTTTGGTTGCAGTGATTGAAACGAAATCTTTCCGCAATCAGCAACGGTTTCGGCTCGAAATGGCTCTTTAAAATGTCCACAATGTCCTTGTACGACTTATCTTTTGGCTTTTCAGGTTGTACCAAGTTTCTCAGTAAACCGTAGGTGGATGCTCCCATCACACTCAGCAGGGTCGCAACCTGTTTCTCCTGGCTTATATCGTTTGCCACGAAGAACTGCTCTAGCCGTTCGATATACGCCGACCAAGACTCCACTTTCGGGACAAACTCGCCTAAGTTTCCAACCAGCGCCATTATTTAAACTTTATCCTCGTCGCCAATTTTTACTGTGATGTATCAGTTTGAGAAAACACACGAGAGGCCGTCAATCTCATTGCTCAGCTCACTTTTTACTAACAGCTTGAACCAAAACACTCGTACAACGTACACTGACCACGCCTCCCTTAGCTACGGGAAGATACTGAGTCAAAATGCAAAACTTGAAACATTCAATACATCACACTGGCAAAAAAGTAAATATAgaaatttacattacattaaatttacatatttaatgcatgaacattaaaacatgacattgtcataataTCTGAAAATTATTACAGAACATTGGGAACTTTcaaaaaacgttcttagaacttttctcTGTTACCTGGAATGGTGTTTGTAATGGAAACAGTTTTATTCAGCAGGGTTtgcatgtactgtattttttctGCAGATTATCTTTTCGGAAAGCAGCCAGATGAGGTCCAGATCAACCCGTGTGAGACCAGAGATAAGTTCATGGTAGACTGGTGTCCAGAAACGAGTCCAGAGCTGGAGGAGATGGCCCGTGCTGAGGAGATCAAGGTGATGATGGAGGGCTGCAGGCCGACACCGGCCATCTGGATCATCTCTGACGGGATCGATCCCAGAGCGCCGCGCACCGGGCCGCGGGTGGCGTTCGGAAAGAATGTATAGCAGGTGGAGGCATCGAGCCATACTGTAATACTGTTGTGACACCTACTGGTGATTACTGTGTACTGCAGGGAAAGAAGCATACAATCATACAAATACAACAAATGATTCAATAATTATTTAGCAAGGCGGGTTTTTAACTATAAgaataaagattagtttttcaTCTTTGAAGTCCAGTTGAAACTGACTTAGAAACAgccaaaataaaacatttattttaggcCTTTAAATTCATTTGTATTTCAATTCAGCAATTTCTAATCAATATTTTGCTGGCTTTTCATATCTAGATTATTTCTGCAACCCCCCATTGATAATTTTGGTTTGTATTTTGATGCatcattatttattaaataaactaaacaaTGCTTATTTTGTCTGGTTTTGTATTGTGCCATTACAATAAAGGACTGTGAAGATATCGTGGGGGatacaaaaataaacttttacaaAATGTCTTTGGTACGAGTCCACGTTTTGCAATAATGAAAACATGAAAGTAATTATGTTGTATTATTTTGCTAATAAGGCTAAAATATGTTTGATAACCTCCCTGATGTTCAGAAGTAGGCTATTGTGAATGTGAAAAAGCCCACATATGGGCTGTGAATGTAGGACAGCCGCGTGCGATCCGATTCCGAACAGAACCGACTCGAGACACACCGACGGGGACGCGCAGTACGCAGCACCTGTCTTTATTCACGCGCAAAGATGCTGAACGGATCTTCGTCATCATCATTATCGCTTTTGTCTGTCGGGTAGTATAACGATAAGAGGACAGATGTGTGAAAGATCTGGAGATTGGTGTTTTTATAATGGATTGGAGTCGGACCGACAGACCGAACGACACGAACTGGACTGAAAATGATCGGTAAGATCCAGCCTGCCTTTATTGAATGCTCTTATTGTTAttcatgtcatttaaaaaaaatgaaagatttattttacactgATGATCTGCATTTATTTGCGTTTTCTTATCAGAATCACTGTAACATCACCTGCAGGCCTTCAAGATGGAGAGCACGAGCCGCGCGCGCGTTCATGTGTTTATTCTGAACATTAAATGCAATGTTTATAGCTAATATTTAAACTGCACCTCTAGGAGATAAAGATTTACTGATGGATGTTAGTTTTTATGTGACATGTTAAAATGAATGAACGTGTCTGTAgtatgagagagaaagagagagagagagagagagagagagagagatgctccACATAGGCCTAGTGTGTATTAATGAGATGAGATTATTTATAAATCATTCAGACTTGTACCCAGAATTGGACTGAATTCAGGTCATGCTTTTATTTGatattgtttgtgtttcaaAGTATTTGTGATTTAATTTCTTTACATTTCTAATGGTTAAACAAAGCAAAGTTTTTTCCAGTATCAATCCTGGCTCATAATTCATGGATTTCTTTCCAGGCCTAAACACTTCTGATTCCTGATTATTTTCTCCCTAAAAAACTGTATAGTGTTTGTTATATTGTCCAACCCTTCTGTGAGGATATTTATAATGGacgtttgttttgttttgctcaGGGATTTTGTCAAGGATGGAGGTGGCAACATATGCGGAGCTATTGGTACATTGACAGGTAATACAAATGTTATTAATTAAGGTAAGAAGTTCAAAGTTGGTTCAACGTAAAAAGTTACTTCatttggtaacacctaaaaatgtaGGTCGCcgtgatttcacaaagtaagatgtgatcctggatcaaagTTTTAATCAAATATACCCCAAcctacccttaactcaaaccctaaccattttaGTTTGAGGAGTATTTCTTaaaagcccctaacccaatACTAAACCTAAATCTAACATGCACACTAATCTTAATCCtgcaatctgattggttaatgaaaatgttgatcTAGGACCAACAATagtgttgatccaggatcacatcttacttggtgAAATCACATTCACCTAAAAGGTCAAGTCTAAGTGTTCTcctaaaataacattttatgaGTTGAATAAACTAAagtttttaggtgttaccaattgaagtcgTTTTTTAGGTAGATCCAACTTTTAACCTTTTTCACAGTGTATCATTAGGGTAGTTTAACACACATTTTAAAGATAATCCAAtagttgtttgtgtgttttgttaTGTAGATAATGTGAGCGAGAGCACAGCGTCAATTCCTCTTCACACTCACACACTCAAGGAATTTGAACAGgtgagattttattttttatatcggACTGTCTGCATGTATCATTTcagttaaataataaatatttaatgtaaatgaTAATATAGATAATGTTGTGTAGATAATATCAAGCAAACAGTGTAAATTAGATTATTTTCATGCTGTCATCATATTGTGTGAAGCAGATATCTTGTGCTATCTTAGCTGAGGATCAACTAAAAAGTTCAATAAAGATTTATTAAGCTGATTAAGGAGAA from Paramisgurnus dabryanus chromosome 6, PD_genome_1.1, whole genome shotgun sequence encodes the following:
- the LOC135744130 gene encoding uncharacterized protein, giving the protein MGVMAAHPDSSSPLPTVKEEDVLFKTYIPPARDAIHLPIHVFYIILACMVIVATLYAIIGHLIKDLIHDLADYLFGKQPDEVQINPCETRDKFMVDWCPETSPELEEMARAEEIKVMMEGCRPTPAIWIISDGIDPRAPRTGPRVAFGKNV